One segment of Hippopotamus amphibius kiboko isolate mHipAmp2 chromosome 2, mHipAmp2.hap2, whole genome shotgun sequence DNA contains the following:
- the TRUB2 gene encoding pseudouridylate synthase TRUB2, mitochondrial isoform X2 has protein sequence MLRATPVLGVGHGRRLLTDMYNAHLTKDYTVRGLLGKATDDFCEDGRLVEKTTYDHVTREKLDRILALIQGSHQKALVLYSNLDLQTQEAYEMAVSSVIRPMNKSPMLITGIRCLQFAPPEFLLEVQCMHETQKQLRRLVHEIGLELKSTAVCTQVRRTRDGFFTLDGALLRTQWDLPSIQAAIQAAAPRVAAELEKSLRPGLGTQQLPGPGRSWDSRGPSSALGLETRAGH, from the exons ATGCTTAGAGCCACCCCAG TGCTCGGCGTGGGACACGGACGCAGGCTCCTCACCGACATGTACAACGCTCACCTCACCAAG GATTACACAGTACGCGGCCTCCTGGGCAAAGCCACAGATGACTTCTGTGAGGATGGGCGGCTGGTGGAGAAGACGACATATG ACCACGTGACCAGAGAGAAGCTGGACCGAATCCTGGCCCTGATCCAAGGTTCCCATCAGAAGGCTCTGGTGTT GTACTCCAACCTTGATCTGCAGACCCAGGAGGCCTATGAGATGGCCGTGAGCAGTGTGATCCGGCCCATGAACAAGTCCCCGATGCTGATAACTGGCATCCGATGCCTCCAGTTTGCGCCTCCAGAATTCCTCTTAG AGGTGCAGTGCATGCATGAGACGCAGAAGCAGCTGCGAAGGCTGGTGCACGAGATTGGCCTGGAGCTGAAGAGCACCGCTGTCTGCACCCAGGTGCGGCGCACGCGCGACGGCTTCTTCACCCTGGACGGTGCCCTCCTGAGGACCCAGTGGGACCTACCCAGCATCCAGGCCGCCATCCAGGCCGCCGCGCCTCGGGTAGCAGCAGAGCTGGAGAAGAGCTTGAGGCCGGGGCTGGGCACCCAGCAGCTCCCTGGTCCAGGACGGTCCTGGGACTCCAGGGGGCCAAGCTCTGCCTTGGGCCTGGAGACCCGTGCGGGGCATTGA
- the SWI5 gene encoding DNA repair protein SWI5 homolog — CAQPLSPTTSAGRGRNRSLRVRAQLGVWRFLVASQDSEHLAGRRGRFSAPALESPALQSPPSRGPRTPGLRRTQPGLSKSCRGAFRSPRPSPKSGQADGASEDSLHLDLQKLKEKKDMLDKEISQLISEGYSVDELEDHISQLHEYNDIKDVGQLLLGKLAVIRGVTTKELYPEFGLDVND; from the exons TGTGCGCAGCCGCTGTCGCCGACCACCTCCGCGGGGCGAGGCAGGAACCGCTCTCTCAGGGTGCGCGCGCAGCTCGGTGTGTGGCGGTTCCTTGTCGCGTCACAGGATTCCGAACACCTGGCGGGCCGGAGAGGCCGCTTTTCCGCCCCCGCCCTGGAGTCTCCTGCACTGCAGAGCCCCCCGAGTCGGGGGCCCCGGACCCCAGgcctgaggag GACTCAACCAGGACTTTCCAAAAGTTGCCGCGGGGCCTTCCGATCCCCT CGGCCATCTCCCAAGTCTGGCCAGGCTGATGGGGCCAGTGAGGATTCTCTGCACCTTGACCTTCAGAAGCTGAAGGAGAAGAAGGACATGCTGGACAAGGAAATCTCCCAATTAATATCTGA AGGCTACAGCGTGGATGAACTGGAGGACCACATCTCCCAGCTCCACGAGTATAATGACATCAAGGATGTAGGCCAGTTGCTGCTGGGCAAACTAG cCGTGATCCGAGGTGTCACCACCAAAGAGCTGTATCCAGAATTTGGCCTGGATGTGAATGACTGA
- the COQ4 gene encoding ubiquinone biosynthesis protein COQ4 homolog, mitochondrial isoform X2: MATLLRGVLRPVRAFQGRPGPAADVPLRATSHGAGLLYPEHIRTSPLQKALLAAGSAGMALCDPYRHGSVPGSRCPPSTWASSGVCRRAPLAASISDSWM, encoded by the exons ATGGCGACGCTGCTGCGCGGGGTCCTGCGCCCGGTCCGTGCCTTCCAAGGCCGACCAGGGCCTGCTGCAG ATGTGCCCCTCCGAGCCACGAGCCATGGCGCCGGCTTGCTTTATCCCGAACACATCCGCACCTCGCCGCTGCAGAAGGCGCTGCTGGCCGCTGGCTCTGCGGGCATGGCACTCTGTGACCCGTATCGCCACG GGAGCGTCCCCGGATCTCGCTGTCCACCCTCGACATGGGCAAGCTCCGGAGTCTGCCGGAGGGCTCCCTTGGCTGCGAGTATCTCCGATTCCTGGATGTGA
- the TRUB2 gene encoding pseudouridylate synthase TRUB2, mitochondrial isoform X1: protein MASAGLGRLHGLFAVYKPPGLKWKHLRDTVELQLLKGLNAGKRPAPEQRVRFLLGPVEGSQEKELTLTATSVPTLIDHPLVRGPAFTSLKVGVGHRLDAQASGVLVLGVGHGRRLLTDMYNAHLTKDYTVRGLLGKATDDFCEDGRLVEKTTYDHVTREKLDRILALIQGSHQKALVLYSNLDLQTQEAYEMAVSSVIRPMNKSPMLITGIRCLQFAPPEFLLEVQCMHETQKQLRRLVHEIGLELKSTAVCTQVRRTRDGFFTLDGALLRTQWDLPSIQAAIQAAAPRVAAELEKSLRPGLGTQQLPGPGRSWDSRGPSSALGLETRAGH, encoded by the exons ATGGCGTCTGCCGGCCTGGGGCGGCTGCATGGGCTCTTCGCCGTCTACAAGCCTCCGGGGCTAAAATGGAAGCATCTGCGGGATACCGTGGAGCTGCAGCTTTTGAAAG GTCTCAATGCTGGGAAGCGTCCTGCCCCTGAACAGCGTGTTCGCTTCCTGCTGGGCCCCGTGGAAGGCAGCCAAGAGAAGGAGCTGACCCTCACAGCCACCAGTGTGCCCACCCTCATCGACCATCCGCTGG tACGCGGACCAGCATTCACCAGCCTGAAGGTTGGCGTGGGACACCGACTGGATGCCCAGGCATCTGGGGTGCTTG TGCTCGGCGTGGGACACGGACGCAGGCTCCTCACCGACATGTACAACGCTCACCTCACCAAG GATTACACAGTACGCGGCCTCCTGGGCAAAGCCACAGATGACTTCTGTGAGGATGGGCGGCTGGTGGAGAAGACGACATATG ACCACGTGACCAGAGAGAAGCTGGACCGAATCCTGGCCCTGATCCAAGGTTCCCATCAGAAGGCTCTGGTGTT GTACTCCAACCTTGATCTGCAGACCCAGGAGGCCTATGAGATGGCCGTGAGCAGTGTGATCCGGCCCATGAACAAGTCCCCGATGCTGATAACTGGCATCCGATGCCTCCAGTTTGCGCCTCCAGAATTCCTCTTAG AGGTGCAGTGCATGCATGAGACGCAGAAGCAGCTGCGAAGGCTGGTGCACGAGATTGGCCTGGAGCTGAAGAGCACCGCTGTCTGCACCCAGGTGCGGCGCACGCGCGACGGCTTCTTCACCCTGGACGGTGCCCTCCTGAGGACCCAGTGGGACCTACCCAGCATCCAGGCCGCCATCCAGGCCGCCGCGCCTCGGGTAGCAGCAGAGCTGGAGAAGAGCTTGAGGCCGGGGCTGGGCACCCAGCAGCTCCCTGGTCCAGGACGGTCCTGGGACTCCAGGGGGCCAAGCTCTGCCTTGGGCCTGGAGACCCGTGCGGGGCATTGA